The nucleotide window TATCAGCCCCTACGCACTAACTTGGGACGACGAAAATTATTACATGGTCGGGTTTGACGCAAAGGCCGACAGGATCAAGCATTTCAGGGTTGACAAAATGACCGACATTCTGGTGACGGATTCAATGCGGCTCGGACAAGAGCATTTTAAAAACCTTGACATTGCCGTCTACGCAAAAAAGCTGTTCTCCATGTTCGGTGGACAAGAAGAAACGGTGCGCCTGCAGTTTTCCAACCGTTTTATCGGCGCGGTAATCGACCGCTTCGGCAAGGAAATTATCGTTACATCGTCAGACGACGAGCGGTTTGAATTTCAGATAAGCGTTGCCGTCAGCCCGCAGTTTCTGGCCTGGGTCATCAGCTTCGGGGACGAGGCAAAAATCTTGTCCCCGCCGTCCGTTGTTGAGAAAATGGCGGCGCATTTAGATACCATTGCCCGGCAGTATCGGTGATAAAGCGATCGTCGTAAACCGGCGCGGGTAAACACCTCGCGCCGGTTTTAAATTCTGGTAGGCTGTTTCTTGTGAATCGGCCTATTTTTTGCTATGATAGGAACAATATATCCAAAGGGGTGTTGTTGTGTCTTATATCGAGAACATGGGCTTGGATGAGCTCCGAGAGAAGCTGTCGGAAAAGCGGGAATTGCTCGAAGAGGTTGCGGAAGAGAGAATGATCATTTTAGGGCAGGGCAATATCCACCTGCCCGGAAATCTTGTTAAAAAATATGAGCGGGAACTGAATGGAATTAAAGAAGAAATTGCGCTTCTTGAAAAACTGATTCAGGAAAAAGCATAGACAATGCACACCGCCGGAGGACGACCCTTTGAATAATAATGAATCCAATAACAGAAAATGGCTTGTTCTTGGCATCACGTCCGTCTCGACGTTTATGGCGACGCTGGACGGCAGCATTGTCAACATCGGCCTGCCCATCATGTCAAGCCAGCTGCATGTGTCAATCGACGCGATTCAGTGGGTTGTAACGGCTTATTTCCTCACCATTGCCATCTTGCTCCTCGTTTGGGGTAAAATTGCCGATCTCTTCGGCAAGAAGAGCATCTTCGCCGCCGGGTTTATTGTCTTTTCCATCGGCTCGGCATTTTGCAGCTTTTCAAGCACGCTGACGCTGCTTGTCATCTCCAGAGTCGTACAGGCCATCGGGGCGTCGGCTATGATGGCGCTTTCACAGGCCATCGTGACGGAGGCCTTCCCGCCGACAGAGCGCGGCAGGGCTCTCGGCTTCGTCGGAACGATGGTGGCGCTCGGCAGCCTCGTCGGGCCGAGCCTCGGGGGTATTCTCGTCGGCATGTTTGGCTGGCCATCCATCTTTTTAATCAATATTCCCATCGGGGTCTTCGGGTTCGCCGCGACGATTTTTATTATTCCGACGTCTGAAAACAAGCCATCGCCCGTGACGTTTGACGTCAGAGGTACGCTGCTATTCAGCTTTTCCCTGCTCGTATTATTTCTTGGGCTGCTTTTCGTTCAGGAAGGCCGCATCCCAACAATCTTGCTGATTCCAACCGTTTTGATAGCGGCATTTGGCCTATGGCTTTTTATCCGGACGGAGCAGCGGGCAAAAAACCCCTTGCTGGATCTCGGCCTGTTCCGGTTGCACGAGTTTTCCTTTGGTTTAACGGCCGCTTATCTCGTTTTTATCGCTATTAACGCCACAATGCTTTTTGTGCCGTTTTATCTGCAGGATGTTCTGAAGTTTGACCCGCTCAAGGCTGGGCTTGTTATTTCCGCCTATCCGCTGACAATGGCGGTCGTCGCACCGCTCAGCGGCTGGCTGTCCGACCATATTTCTTACAGGCCGCTGACGGTGGCCGGAACTGTGATTTCTACGATCGCATTTCTGGTGCTTACAACACTGAATGCTTCAAGCAGTGTTCTTAAAATCGTTGTATTACTGATTTTTCTTGGGGCGGGGATGTCGATTTTTCAGTCGCCCAACAATTCAAGCATTATGGGCTGCGTGCCGCGCGCGCAGCTTGGGATTGCGGGCGGGGCAAACGCACTGTTTCGTAACCTTGGCCTTGTCTCGGGGACGACATTTTCCGTTTTAATTTTCTCGTTCGTCACGAAACTTAATATCAACAACCTGACAGGCACCTTTGACGCAGGGGTGTTTGTGCACGGCCTGTCTGTCATTTTCCTTTTCAGCGCCGCTTGCACATTGGCAGCCGCCATCATCAGCTTAACGCGCGCCGTTCGCTGCCGCCTTGACGATCGAAGGCTTGATGATGCGGGCTAACTAGGAAGGCGCACCGCCCGTGCCTGGGGCAAATCCCGGCCTGTCGCGGTAGATGCCAAGCTTTCGGGCAAAGAAATTGACGAACAGCATCATAGCGGTGACGAGGACTTTGGATGGCATGGCACGCATATGAAAGATATCGGTAAACAAATCTAATAACAGAATATTCAAGACGCAGCC belongs to Oscillospiraceae bacterium CM and includes:
- a CDS encoding MFS transporter; the protein is MNNNESNNRKWLVLGITSVSTFMATLDGSIVNIGLPIMSSQLHVSIDAIQWVVTAYFLTIAILLLVWGKIADLFGKKSIFAAGFIVFSIGSAFCSFSSTLTLLVISRVVQAIGASAMMALSQAIVTEAFPPTERGRALGFVGTMVALGSLVGPSLGGILVGMFGWPSIFLINIPIGVFGFAATIFIIPTSENKPSPVTFDVRGTLLFSFSLLVLFLGLLFVQEGRIPTILLIPTVLIAAFGLWLFIRTEQRAKNPLLDLGLFRLHEFSFGLTAAYLVFIAINATMLFVPFYLQDVLKFDPLKAGLVISAYPLTMAVVAPLSGWLSDHISYRPLTVAGTVISTIAFLVLTTLNASSSVLKIVVLLIFLGAGMSIFQSPNNSSIMGCVPRAQLGIAGGANALFRNLGLVSGTTFSVLIFSFVTKLNINNLTGTFDAGVFVHGLSVIFLFSAACTLAAAIISLTRAVRCRLDDRRLDDAG